The proteins below are encoded in one region of Acetoanaerobium noterae:
- a CDS encoding RrF2 family transcriptional regulator yields the protein MKITQESDYALRIVQYLANQEESRVGASIIAKEQDVPLRFALKILRKLNAAGITKAYRGVSGGYALTKEPGEISYKEVIEAIEGDIYLNRCLANKTNCTRDAADKCSIHKKLLGIQKFLDEELGKARF from the coding sequence ATGAAGATAACACAAGAGTCAGATTATGCGCTTAGGATAGTACAATACTTGGCAAATCAAGAAGAGAGCAGAGTAGGTGCGTCAATAATTGCAAAAGAACAGGATGTACCCCTTAGATTTGCGCTTAAAATTCTTAGAAAACTAAACGCGGCAGGTATAACAAAAGCTTATAGAGGAGTCTCAGGGGGCTATGCTCTGACAAAGGAGCCTGGTGAAATATCTTATAAGGAAGTAATAGAGGCTATCGAAGGCGATATTTACTTAAATAGATGTCTTGCAAATAAAACAAATTGTACTAGAGATGCAGCTGATAAATGCTCTATACATAAAAAACTTTTAGGAATCCAAAAATTTTTAGACGAAGAACTAGGAAAAGCTAGATTCTAA
- a CDS encoding acetate uptake transporter, producing the protein MQNNQIIENKVVTADPTALGQFGLAMVTLVAASQKLGLTEGTALVIPWAIFLGACAQLFASFKDAQKNNIFGTTVFGAYGFFWLGVAMTWMIQNGVFGEAMAAKADVRQLGVAFIGYFIFSMGATLVAAETNKHLFIVMCFIDLLFLGLFCSVLGIMEHEMHLLAAYSELIISLLAFYGAIAHLANNHFGRVFLPLGKPFGIFKK; encoded by the coding sequence ATGCAAAACAATCAAATTATTGAAAACAAAGTAGTTACTGCAGATCCTACGGCATTAGGTCAGTTTGGTCTAGCAATGGTAACTCTAGTAGCAGCATCACAAAAGCTAGGATTAACTGAAGGAACTGCTCTTGTAATACCATGGGCTATTTTCTTAGGAGCCTGCGCACAGCTTTTTGCTTCATTTAAAGATGCTCAAAAGAACAACATTTTCGGAACTACAGTTTTTGGAGCTTACGGGTTTTTCTGGCTAGGAGTAGCTATGACTTGGATGATTCAAAACGGAGTGTTTGGAGAAGCTATGGCAGCAAAAGCAGATGTTCGTCAGCTAGGAGTCGCATTTATAGGATACTTTATATTTAGTATGGGAGCTACACTTGTAGCTGCTGAAACAAACAAGCACTTATTCATTGTTATGTGTTTTATCGACTTACTTTTCCTAGGTCTGTTCTGCTCAGTTCTTGGAATAATGGAGCATGAAATGCATTTACTAGCAGCTTATTCAGAGCTTATTATTTCATTACTTGCTTTCTATGGAGCTATAGCACATTTAGCAAACAACCATTTTGGAAGAGTTTTCCTTCCACTTGGAAAGCCATTTGGAATATTTAAAAAGTAA